In Triticum urartu cultivar G1812 chromosome 6, Tu2.1, whole genome shotgun sequence, the following proteins share a genomic window:
- the LOC125512382 gene encoding aluminum-activated malate transporter 10-like, which translates to MEAAARDAQSGLEWRVTVPEGASVTVEHEAGPAGRAWAWLVACVLMLGATVSGFAKKVWKIGADDPRRVVHGLKVGVALTLVSVFYYTRPLYDGVGGASMWAIMTVVVIFEYTVGGSVYKGFNRAVATASAGVLALGVNWVASKSGDKLEPVITTGSLFLLAAAATFSRFIPTVKARFDYGVTIFILTYSLVAVSGYRVDELVELAQQRLVTIAIGIFICLAVCVLIWPVWAGQELHQLTVRNMEKLAAAVEGCVEEYFGEEEGAQAKSEGYKCVLNSKASEDSQANLARWEPAHGKFGFRHPYAQYTKLGAAMRHCAYCVETLKSCVGAELQAPESVKRLLADVCTRLGAQCGRVLREASSSVATMTTSPALDFAVADMNTAVHELQGDMRELPFTLAGEPGEASLIDAMPLFTVASLLTEISTRIESVVDAVDTMASLASFKQADDDDDKKGDAELKTKVHPLNETDSDEPPEENKTTKPSEQV; encoded by the exons ATGGAGGCCGCTGCGAGGGACGCGCAGAGCGGGCTGGAGTGGCGGGTGACGGTGCCGGAGGGCGCGTCGGTGACGGTGGAGCACGAGGCCGGGCCGGCCGGGAGGGCCTGGGCGTGGCTGGTCGCCTGCGTGCTCATGCTCGGGGCCACGGTGTCCGGCTTCGCCAAGAAGGTGTGGAAGATTGGCGCCGACGATCCGAGGAGAGTGGTGCACGGCCTCAAAGTCGGCGTTGCGCTTACCTTGGTCTCCGTCTTCTACTACACCAGGCCGCTCTACGACGGCGTCGGCGGGGCTTCCATGTGGGCCATCATGACCGTCGTCGTCATTTTCGAGTACACTGTTG GCGGCAGCGTGTACAAAGGGTTCAACCGGGCCGTGGCGACGGCGAGCGCCGGCGTGCTCGCGCTGGGCGTGAACTGGGTGGCGAGCAAGTCCGGCGACAAGCTCGAGCCGGTCATCACCACTGGCTCCCTCTTTCTTCTTG CTGCGGCAGCCACCTTCTCGCGGTTCATACCGACGGTGAAGGCCCGGTTCGACTACGGCGTGACCATCTTCATCCTGACATACAGCCTGGTGGCCGTGTCGGGGTACCGCGTCGACGAGCTGGTGGAGCTGGCGCAGCAGCGGCTTGTCACCATCGCCATCGGCATCTTCATCTGCCTCGCCGTCTGCGTGCTCATCTGGCCCGTGTGGGCCGGCCAGGAGCTGCACCAGCTCACGGTGCGCAACATGGAGAAGCTCGCGGCCGCCGTGGAGGGCTGCGTCGAGGAATACTTCGGCGAGGAGGAGGGCGCGCAGGCCAAGTCGGAGGGCTACAAGTGCGTGCTCAACTCCAAGGCGTCCGAGGACTCGCAGGCCAACCTGGCGCGGTGGGAGCCCGCGCACGGCAAGTTCGGCTTCCGCCACCCCTACGCCCAGTACACCAAGCTCGGCGCCGCCATGCGCCACTGCGCCTACTGCGTGGAGACCCTCAAGAGCTGCGTCGGCGCCGAGCTCCAGGCCCCCGAGAGCGTGAAGCGGCTGCTCGCCGACGTGTGCACGAGGCTGGGCGCGCAGTGCGGGCGGGTGCTGAGGGAGGCGTCCAGCTCCGTGGCCACGATGACGACCTCCCCGGCGCTGGACTTCGCCGTGGCAGACATGAACACGGCCGTGCACGAGCTGCAGGGCGACATGCGGGAGCTCCCGTTCACGCTGGCCGGGGAGCCGGGGGAGGCGTCGCTGATCGACGCCATGCCGCTCTTCACCGTGGCGTCGCTGCTGACGGAGATATCGACGAGGATCGAGAGCGTGGTCGACGCCGTGGACACGATGGCCAGCCTCGCCAGCTTCAAGCAGGCGGACGATGATGACGACAAAAAGGGAGACGCCGAGCTGAAAACGAAAGTACATCCATTGAACGAGACAGACTCCGATGAGCCACCTGAAGAAAACAAAACAACCAAACCTTCTGAGCAGGTTTAG